Genomic segment of Nostoc sp. TCL240-02:
GAAACCTTCCGACTAGCACTTGAGGCTACAGCAGAAGATGAATTGGCTGGAATGCGGCGGGGCGAAAAGCTTTTAGAAGCTGTGATTGCCCTCGCACCCCTGCTGGGATTATTGGGTACTGTTTTAGGTCTAATTCACTCTCTGCGCTCAATTCGGATTGGCGATTTGGGAACTGAATCTACCGCCGGGGTGACTACTGGTATTGGTGAATCTTTAATTAGTACGGCAACTGGGTTAATAGTTGCCATCATTAGCTTGGTATTTTATCGCCTATTTCAAAGTTTTGTAGTTAACCAAGTCAAAGTTTTTCGGAAGGCAGGGAATGAGATGGAATTACTCTACCGCCAGTCCCCGCCTGATTTTAGTAATATTACATCACCAATTGTCAGGGAAAATTTCACTCCACCCCGCAAGCCAGGAAAGACTAGGTTGCCTGAACCTCCTGAACCCCCGAATTTACCTAATTAGTCAATAAGTTAACCCCAACCAGGCGATTAAATTGAGAAAATGAAAGTTAATCTACATACCCCAATTGAAGAAGTCCAAATTCAAATCATCCCTTTAATTGATGTCGTTTTTTGTATCCTGACATTTTTTTTGTTAGCGGCTTTACAATTTACACGGCAACAGGCAATAAATGTTGATTTGCCCAAAGCCAGCCCTAGTACAGTATCTGGAATAACATCACAGAGCGGAAGTCTGATTGTAACTATTGATGCCGTTGGTAATACTTACATAGAAAAACAGCCTGTAAAACGCGACGATTTGGGAGCCAGGTTAAAACAGTATCTTCAAGGAAACCCTAGTGCTGTTGTGGTGCTAAATGCTTCGCGGACAGCAACTTACAATGACGTGATTGAGACCTTGGATTTGCTACGGCAAGTAGGAGGCGATCGCGTTTCTTTAGGAATTATTCCTGGCCCATCTCAAGCACCCACAAACTCACTCAATCAGCCTAATATCCCGTCTTTCCCAGTCAATCCTGGTATAGCACCAGTTCCAGGTATCAATCCCGAAGGGAATATTACCCCTAAATTTCCCTTAGCACCTAATTCCGTACCCTTACCTGGTGTAAGTCAGTCTCCAACCGGGCAAGGCATCAGTCCTATCAATCCTGGTATTTCCAACCCACCAGCATCCCAAGTCCCTGTAGCACCCAAACAAACCCAATCACCTCTTAAAAGATGAAATAGGGATATGAGGGATTGGGCAGAAGAGGGAGAAGGGGCAGGGGGCAGGGAGCAGGGGGACAAGGGGCAGAGGGCAGGGGAGCAGGGGGCAGAGGGACAAGGGGGAATTGAACAAGTCTCTCTCTCCTGTCTCCCCACTCTTCCTTGTCTCTTCTTTATACCCCCGCTCCCCTGCTCCCTGCTCCCCTGAAGCTTTTTCTCAATCCTAAAGATATCTAAAATAAAATTCGGTTAGCAATGAAATTTCTGCTAACTTACAAATAATTGGTTGAGCTTTAAAGATTTTTCCACCGATAAACTCAAGGAATTTATAACCAATTGCCATTCACGTTTCAGGGGTTGTGGCATGAATATCGTTACGCTTTTAATTGTTTGGGTAGTAACAGCTATCAGCCTGTTGATAATTAGTAAATTACCTTTAGGAGTTGAAATTGATACTCCTGGTAAAGCCTTTCTTTCTGCCGCAGTGCTTGGTATCGTGACGGCAATAGTCAGACCGATTTTAAGCCTCGTTTTTGCAGTCCCCAATTTACTGACATTGGACTTACTATCCGGCATTTTCACATTTATGATTGCCGTAGTTTGTTTTAGTATTGCTGCTTGGTTAGTAGAGGGCTTCCGCTTACGTTACGGTATTTGGAGTGCTGTTATTGGAGCATTTACGCTGACTATAATTAACAGCTTAATCTACAAATTATT
This window contains:
- a CDS encoding MotA/TolQ/ExbB proton channel family protein, encoding MDILDLFYKGGPAMWPLLILSILSLSVIFERLWFWLRILTQEKQIVDRILDAAQENWQAAADIAKQTSHQPVGRFLYAPLRFPKTDVETFRLALEATAEDELAGMRRGEKLLEAVIALAPLLGLLGTVLGLIHSLRSIRIGDLGTESTAGVTTGIGESLISTATGLIVAIISLVFYRLFQSFVVNQVKVFRKAGNEMELLYRQSPPDFSNITSPIVRENFTPPRKPGKTRLPEPPEPPNLPN
- a CDS encoding biopolymer transporter ExbD, with the translated sequence MKVNLHTPIEEVQIQIIPLIDVVFCILTFFLLAALQFTRQQAINVDLPKASPSTVSGITSQSGSLIVTIDAVGNTYIEKQPVKRDDLGARLKQYLQGNPSAVVVLNASRTATYNDVIETLDLLRQVGGDRVSLGIIPGPSQAPTNSLNQPNIPSFPVNPGIAPVPGINPEGNITPKFPLAPNSVPLPGVSQSPTGQGISPINPGISNPPASQVPVAPKQTQSPLKR
- a CDS encoding phage holin family protein, which produces MNIVTLLIVWVVTAISLLIISKLPLGVEIDTPGKAFLSAAVLGIVTAIVRPILSLVFAVPNLLTLDLLSGIFTFMIAVVCFSIAAWLVEGFRLRYGIWSAVIGAFTLTIINSLIYKLLGV